A window of Citrus sinensis cultivar Valencia sweet orange chromosome 7, DVS_A1.0, whole genome shotgun sequence contains these coding sequences:
- the LOC102622897 gene encoding coleoptile phototropism protein 1, giving the protein MKKLSSPDSVTFPGKPTQFSAECWFDDACILDMDYFVKTISGIKAKGVRPDLIGSIIAHYASKWLPDLAYEDANKGLTNFEESPESVTASWMKKRFFVETLVGILPPEKDSLPCNFFLRLLRTANMVNVEPAYREELEKRISWQLDQASLKELMIPSFSHTCGTLLDVELVSRLVKKFVHLDIEGAKSGAALVKVAKLVDCYLAEAAMDSNLSLSEFVALAGALPSHARATDDGLYRAIDTYLKAHPEVTKQERKSLCRLIDSRKLSPEASLHAAQNDRLPVRAVIQVLFSEQAKLNKQLDWSGSFSGIRSPNIGFDPSAARCLSKREVGAQQMEIRKLREEVLRLQSQCNAMQVQIEKLVEKKKGTFFRWKKLGIIPSIKSGSISVVDRIVEGDREGEAAFGRQTPIDLKTKLVRGKNSNTPKHRQWRKSLDS; this is encoded by the exons atgaagaaactatCCTCGCCGGATTCTGTCACTTTCCCGGGAAAACCAACCCAATTCTCAGCAGAATGTTGGTTCGATGACGCCTGCATTCTCGACATGGACTACTTTGTCAAGACCATATCCGGCATCAAGGCCAAAGGCGTCCGGCCAGACCTAATTGGCTCAATCATAGCTCACTATGCATCAAAATGGTTACCGGACTTAGCCTATGAAGACGCCAACAAGGGCTTAACAAACTTCGAAGAATCCCCGGAGAGTGTCACGGCTTCCTGGATGAAAAAACGTTTCTTTGTAGAAACCCTAGTGGGAATCTTGCCGCCGGAGAAAGATTCACTCCCATGCAACTTCTTCTTGCGTCTGCTTCGCACCGCCAACATGGTCAACGTAGAGCCAGCATACAGAGAGGAGCTTGAGAAGAGGATTTCATGGCAATTGGACCAAGCTTCGCTGAAAGAGTTGATGATACCTTCGTTTAGTCACACTTGTGGCACGTTGCTTGATGTTGAGCTTGTGTCTAGGCTTGTGAAGAAGTTTGTTCACTTGGATATTGAAGGTGCTAAGAGTGGTGCTGCTTTGGTTAAGGTTGCTAAGCTTGTTGATTGTTACTTAGCTGAAGCTGCCATGGATTCTAATTTGAGCTTGTCGGAGTTTGTTGCTCTTGCTGGTGCTCTCCCTAGCCATGCTCGCGCCACTGATGATGGATTGTACCGTGCCATTGACACTTATCTCAAA GCACATCCCGAGGTAACAAAGCAAGAGAGAAAGAGTCTTTGCAGATTAATCGATAGCCGAAAGCTCTCGCCAGAAGCATCACTGCATGCTGCACAAAACGACCGTTTACCCGTTAGAGCTGTGATTCAGGTGCTCTTCTCCGAACAAGCCAAGCTGAACAAACAGCTCGACTGGAGTGGCTCGTTCAGCGGCATCAGAAGCCCTAACATAGGCTTTGATCCCTCGGCGGCTCGTTGCTTGTCAAAACGGGAAGTGGGTGCTCAACAAATGGAGATAAGGAAGCTGAGAGAAGAAGTGCTTAGGCTTCAAAGCCAATGCAACGCCATGCAGGTACAAATTGAGAAGTTggtggagaaaaagaaagggacGTTCTTTAGATGGAAGAAGCTGGGGATAATTCCTTCGATCAAGAGTGGTTCAATTAGTGTTGTGGACAGGATTGTGGAAGGCGATAGAGAAGGAGAGGCTGCATTTGGGAGACAAACGCCGATTGATTTGAAAACTAAGCTGGTTCGAGGCAAGAATAGTAATACGCCCAAACACAGGCAATGGAGAAAATCTTTGGACTCTTAG